One genomic segment of Ferrimonas sp. YFM includes these proteins:
- the msrQ gene encoding protein-methionine-sulfoxide reductase heme-binding subunit MsrQ has protein sequence MKLTRGRILALKTLLHLGFLLPLAYLWLAVQAGAAGGDPVQYVIHFLGMGAIHGLILSLMVSPLAKGLKMAGLMRVRRLVGLWAFAYALLHVAAFLGLDLLGDVGLLLGEIVKRPYILVGMAALLILIALAVTSTSAMQRRLGRRWQKLHNWVYLAALLVPVHFWWSVKSGWYEPALYLLVSLGLLAWRRKRIVLYQQIVTNFNRGLDRG, from the coding sequence ATGAAGTTGACCCGAGGCCGGATTCTGGCGCTGAAGACCCTGCTGCACCTCGGCTTCCTCCTGCCTCTGGCCTATCTGTGGCTGGCGGTGCAGGCCGGGGCCGCCGGTGGCGACCCGGTGCAGTATGTGATCCACTTCCTGGGGATGGGAGCGATCCACGGCCTGATCCTCAGCCTGATGGTCTCCCCCCTGGCCAAAGGACTGAAGATGGCCGGGCTGATGCGAGTGCGCCGCCTGGTGGGGCTGTGGGCCTTCGCCTATGCCCTGCTGCATGTGGCGGCGTTTCTTGGCCTGGACCTGCTGGGGGACGTGGGGCTGCTCCTCGGTGAGATCGTCAAGCGCCCCTACATCCTGGTGGGGATGGCGGCACTGCTGATCCTGATTGCCCTGGCGGTCACCTCCACCAGCGCCATGCAGCGGCGCCTCGGCCGTCGCTGGCAGAAGCTGCACAACTGGGTCTATCTGGCCGCGCTGCTGGTGCCGGTGCACTTCTGGTGGTCGGTGAAGTCCGGTTGGTATGAGCCCGCACTCTATCTACTGGTCAGTCTGGGGCTGTTGGCCTGGCGCCGAAAGCGAATAGTGTTGTACCAACAAATTGTTACCAACTTTAACCGCGGCTTAGACCGGGGCTGA
- a CDS encoding L,D-transpeptidase family protein, which translates to MIKRLCLLAIFWTLGCAAQPMPLWRAVQDQQRAAEELTQHLSLLSAANVSPQFYSLHQNLEAPDLSMEERDRLLLLGFQLIEEFHRQLSERPPGADGLGGAPFLLMVPEGGEYPVLKAAEQGRLEQRVRELAPDSVQYRMARQRVIELMALESLVWPEFGKAPLLEPGDRHPQIAELRWVLKQLGDYQGQVNGDHYDDELLDSVQGFQRRHGLAADGVVGPRTRAWLRVSPRVRAQRLARNTLRQWHDRSRFADSYLLVNIPEYRLSWVTPTGERFSTRVIVGRNSRRTPRMTTEVVSLVVNPSWNVPRSIIWRDLLPKIRLSGDYLAKQRFDAYNRQGEPVQYSADQWQQAATGRFPYRLSQRPGDDNALGRYKFHLTNSKAIYLHDTPDKQLFDRSRRALSSGCVRVEGADLLARQLAFEGEVDLKRFNHARGLGETRWFRLKRPLPVYMVYWSAWVADNGVAHYRKDIYHQDGDMDHKNAIAMRSTFGR; encoded by the coding sequence TTGATAAAGCGGCTTTGTCTGTTGGCCATATTCTGGACACTGGGATGCGCTGCCCAGCCCATGCCCCTGTGGCGGGCGGTTCAGGACCAGCAGCGAGCCGCCGAAGAGTTAACCCAGCACTTGTCACTCTTGTCTGCAGCGAACGTGTCTCCGCAGTTTTACTCTCTTCACCAAAATCTCGAAGCGCCCGACTTGTCTATGGAGGAGCGGGACAGGCTGCTGCTGCTCGGTTTCCAGTTGATCGAGGAGTTTCATCGGCAACTGAGTGAACGTCCTCCCGGTGCCGATGGCCTGGGCGGTGCGCCCTTCCTGCTGATGGTGCCAGAGGGCGGGGAGTACCCTGTGCTGAAGGCGGCAGAGCAGGGGCGGCTGGAGCAGAGAGTCCGGGAACTGGCGCCTGACTCTGTGCAGTATCGTATGGCACGCCAACGAGTGATCGAGCTGATGGCCTTGGAATCTCTCGTCTGGCCTGAGTTTGGCAAGGCGCCTTTGTTGGAACCCGGAGACCGCCACCCTCAGATTGCCGAGCTGCGCTGGGTGCTGAAACAGTTGGGGGATTACCAGGGGCAGGTGAATGGTGACCACTATGATGACGAGCTGCTCGACTCTGTGCAGGGGTTTCAGCGACGCCACGGCCTGGCTGCCGACGGTGTGGTGGGGCCCAGGACCCGAGCCTGGCTCAGGGTCTCTCCCAGGGTTCGGGCACAGCGACTGGCCCGAAACACCCTGAGGCAGTGGCATGACCGAAGCCGGTTTGCCGACAGTTATCTGCTGGTCAATATTCCCGAATACCGTCTCAGCTGGGTCACTCCAACTGGGGAGAGATTCAGCACCCGGGTGATTGTCGGGCGCAACAGCAGGCGCACGCCCAGGATGACCACCGAGGTGGTCAGCCTGGTGGTGAACCCCAGCTGGAATGTGCCCCGCTCCATAATCTGGCGGGATCTGCTGCCCAAGATACGCCTGAGTGGTGACTACCTGGCCAAGCAGCGCTTCGATGCCTATAACCGCCAGGGTGAGCCGGTGCAGTATTCCGCCGACCAGTGGCAACAGGCCGCCACCGGCCGCTTCCCGTATCGCCTGTCTCAGCGACCGGGTGACGATAATGCCTTGGGACGATATAAGTTTCACCTGACCAACAGCAAGGCGATCTATCTGCACGATACCCCGGACAAGCAGTTGTTTGACCGTTCCCGGCGGGCTTTGAGTTCAGGCTGTGTCAGGGTCGAGGGCGCCGACCTCCTGGCTCGTCAGCTGGCTTTCGAAGGGGAGGTGGATCTTAAGCGCTTTAATCATGCCAGGGGCCTGGGGGAGACCAGGTGGTTCAGGTTGAAGCGGCCATTACCCGTCTACATGGTGTATTGGAGTGCCTGGGTTGCCGACAATGGCGTAGCCCACTATCGCAAGGATATCTATCACCAGGATGGTGATATGGATCACAAAAATGCCATTGCGATGAGATCGACTTTCGGCAGATAA
- a CDS encoding HU family DNA-binding protein gives MALSFAPNRIKGHQSVPANVDSAPKFRYKAAPAHQPERPMNRKQLIQTMAARSGLSQSQCQASLTQLLATIAQALHEGEKVYLPKLGVFEVRHHLPKSGRNPITGETIEIPFRSSAAFRPSDALKAAIKG, from the coding sequence GTGGCGCTTTCTTTTGCCCCGAATCGGATAAAGGGGCATCAGTCAGTTCCCGCTAACGTCGATTCAGCGCCGAAATTCAGGTATAAAGCCGCTCCTGCGCATCAACCTGAGAGACCCATGAATCGGAAACAATTGATTCAAACCATGGCGGCCCGCAGTGGCCTGAGCCAATCCCAATGCCAAGCCAGCCTGACCCAGTTGCTGGCCACCATAGCTCAAGCATTGCACGAGGGTGAAAAGGTCTACCTGCCCAAACTGGGCGTCTTCGAGGTTCGCCATCACCTGCCCAAGAGCGGCCGCAACCCCATTACCGGGGAAACCATAGAGATCCCCTTCCGCTCCAGTGCCGCCTTCCGTCCCAGCGATGCCTTAAAGGCCGCCATCAAGGGCTAG
- the msrP gene encoding protein-methionine-sulfoxide reductase catalytic subunit MsrP, whose amino-acid sequence MKYLAKKAWDKHKENDVTPEEVFRARRKIAKALGLGAISASLPLNVQAGLLDWLKPESESVDLAPRRDLAFDVSRNYGITDELTPEDKILTHNNFYEFGTSKTDPVKNAQGLKTSPWTLTIDGEVDNPLTLDVEELIASMPLEERIYRLRCVEAWSMVIPWLGFPLAELIKRANPNSRAKYVAFETLYDPKQMPGQASRFVGGGIDYPYVEGLRMDEAMNPLTLVSVGLYGRTLPPQNGAPIRLVVPWKYGFKSIKSIVRIKLVEKMPPTTWNLLASHEYGFYANVNPQVDHPRWSQASERRIGAGGLLSAKRIPTEMFNGYGEHVAQMYTDLNLRRWY is encoded by the coding sequence ATGAAGTACTTAGCCAAAAAAGCGTGGGACAAGCACAAAGAGAATGACGTCACCCCAGAGGAGGTGTTCAGGGCCAGGCGTAAGATTGCCAAGGCCCTGGGGCTGGGTGCCATCAGCGCCAGTTTGCCGCTGAATGTCCAGGCGGGCTTGCTGGATTGGTTGAAGCCGGAGAGTGAGAGCGTGGATCTGGCGCCCCGCCGGGATCTGGCCTTCGACGTCAGCCGCAACTACGGCATCACCGACGAGCTGACGCCGGAGGATAAGATCCTCACTCACAACAACTTCTACGAATTTGGTACCAGCAAAACAGACCCGGTGAAAAATGCCCAGGGCCTGAAGACTTCGCCCTGGACCCTGACCATCGACGGCGAGGTGGACAACCCCCTGACCCTGGATGTGGAGGAGCTCATTGCCTCCATGCCCCTGGAGGAGCGCATCTACCGGCTGCGTTGTGTGGAGGCCTGGTCCATGGTGATCCCCTGGCTGGGCTTTCCCCTGGCGGAGCTGATCAAACGGGCCAACCCCAACAGCCGGGCCAAGTATGTGGCCTTCGAAACCCTGTATGACCCCAAACAGATGCCCGGACAGGCGTCGCGTTTTGTCGGCGGCGGCATTGACTACCCCTATGTGGAGGGGCTGCGCATGGACGAGGCGATGAACCCGCTGACCCTGGTCTCTGTGGGTCTCTATGGCCGCACCCTGCCTCCGCAAAACGGTGCCCCCATCCGCCTGGTGGTGCCCTGGAAATACGGTTTCAAGAGCATCAAATCCATCGTGCGCATCAAGTTGGTGGAGAAGATGCCGCCCACCACCTGGAATCTGCTGGCCAGTCATGAGTATGGCTTCTACGCCAATGTGAATCCTCAGGTGGATCACCCTCGCTGGTCCCAGGCCAGTGAGCGTCGCATCGGTGCCGGAGGCCTGCTCTCCGCTAAGCGGATCCCCACGGAAATGTTCAACGGCTATGGTGAGCACGTGGCTCAGATGTACACCGACCTGAATCTGAGGCGCTGGTATTGA
- a CDS encoding DUF885 domain-containing protein, producing MKTQVAALALLASLGLAGCQSQSTAELTPPPCLAECQAQKFDAVSQSFVDDLWRHSPTWALYSGFYDYADQLVIPDSDSRLRDAQFVAKWRAQLAPFGQVEMTAGARIDLALITNVLDKMEWENTRFKSWQWNPANYNVAGPFARLMNEPYAPLETRLTAILGRMEMVPEYYRAARENINNPTLEHTELALLQNKGALSVFSDAMLSQAMESGLSDSDKALFQERFFVAKQAIQSHIGWLEAQVAQLKKGTPRSFRIGETLYEEKFALDIQAGMTAKQLYEKALADRDQAQKQMITITQQLWPKYFPGKGMPVNDLEAVRELVDHLSARHVKREDFVAEVRKQIPELVQFVNETQLVTLDPTKPLVVRETPAYMRGFAGASISAPGPYDKQANTYYNVTPLDGMTDEQAESYLREYNHWILQILNIHEAIPGHYTQLVYSNESPSLVKSLFGNGAMIEGWAVYAERVMLEQGYGGFEPELWLMYWKWNLRVITNTILDYEIQVKGISREQALAHMVGGAFQQQEEAEQKWRRATLSQVQLTSYYSGFREIYDLREAQKAKMGNNFDLQRFHETFLSYGSSPVKYIRQLMQ from the coding sequence ATGAAAACCCAAGTTGCCGCCCTGGCACTGCTGGCCAGCCTTGGGCTGGCGGGCTGCCAGAGCCAGTCCACCGCCGAATTGACCCCGCCCCCCTGCCTGGCCGAATGTCAGGCCCAGAAGTTTGATGCCGTCAGCCAGTCCTTTGTGGATGACCTGTGGCGTCACTCGCCCACCTGGGCGCTCTACAGCGGCTTCTACGACTACGCGGATCAGCTGGTGATCCCGGACAGCGACAGCCGTTTGCGCGATGCCCAGTTCGTGGCCAAATGGCGTGCCCAACTGGCCCCCTTCGGCCAGGTGGAGATGACCGCCGGCGCCCGCATCGATCTGGCGCTGATCACCAATGTGCTGGACAAGATGGAGTGGGAGAACACCAGATTCAAGTCCTGGCAGTGGAACCCCGCCAACTACAACGTGGCCGGCCCCTTTGCCCGGCTGATGAATGAACCCTATGCTCCCCTGGAGACCCGGCTGACGGCGATTCTCGGTCGCATGGAGATGGTGCCCGAGTATTACCGCGCCGCCCGGGAGAACATCAACAACCCCACCCTGGAGCACACCGAACTGGCGCTGCTGCAGAACAAGGGGGCACTGAGCGTTTTCTCTGACGCCATGCTCTCCCAGGCGATGGAGTCAGGTCTGAGTGACAGTGACAAAGCCCTGTTCCAGGAACGCTTCTTCGTGGCCAAGCAGGCGATTCAGAGCCACATCGGCTGGCTGGAGGCTCAGGTGGCCCAATTGAAGAAGGGCACCCCGCGCTCCTTCCGCATCGGCGAGACCCTCTATGAGGAGAAGTTTGCCCTGGATATCCAGGCGGGAATGACCGCGAAACAGCTGTATGAGAAGGCGCTGGCGGACCGGGACCAGGCCCAGAAACAGATGATCACCATCACCCAGCAGCTGTGGCCCAAGTACTTCCCCGGTAAGGGGATGCCGGTGAACGATCTGGAGGCGGTTCGCGAACTGGTGGACCACCTGTCTGCCCGTCACGTGAAGCGGGAGGACTTTGTTGCCGAGGTGCGCAAACAGATCCCCGAGCTGGTGCAGTTCGTCAATGAGACTCAGCTGGTGACCCTGGATCCCACCAAGCCCCTGGTGGTGCGGGAAACCCCCGCCTACATGCGCGGCTTTGCCGGTGCCTCCATCTCGGCCCCGGGGCCCTACGATAAGCAGGCCAACACCTACTACAACGTGACGCCGCTCGATGGCATGACCGACGAGCAGGCGGAGAGCTATCTGCGGGAGTACAACCACTGGATCCTGCAGATCCTCAACATCCATGAGGCGATCCCCGGTCACTACACCCAGCTGGTCTACTCCAACGAATCCCCCAGCCTGGTGAAGAGCCTGTTTGGTAACGGCGCCATGATCGAGGGCTGGGCGGTGTACGCCGAGCGGGTGATGCTGGAGCAGGGCTATGGTGGTTTCGAGCCGGAGTTGTGGCTGATGTACTGGAAGTGGAACCTGAGGGTGATCACCAACACCATTCTTGATTATGAGATTCAGGTGAAGGGGATCTCCCGCGAACAGGCCCTGGCCCATATGGTGGGCGGTGCCTTCCAGCAGCAGGAGGAGGCGGAGCAGAAGTGGCGCCGTGCCACCCTCAGCCAGGTACAGCTGACCTCCTACTACTCAGGCTTCCGTGAGATCTACGACCTGAGGGAAGCGCAGAAGGCGAAAATGGGGAACAACTTCGACCTGCAGCGGTTCCACGAAACCTTCCTGAGCTACGGCTCATCGCCGGTGAAGTACATCCGCCAGTTGATGCAGTAG
- a CDS encoding LysR family transcriptional regulator: protein MNDILTWRRLRRLSLFDLEVFVLLSQKMNSNKVAEALDVLPSKVSRTLSGLRDTFNDPLFVRRQRGFEPTPLAMRLYPRADALLEMAKEMPHELMQPEAANSNARIRISTPTALSQGLLKHLRTLAEARGEKLDIAVVTGGTEPVAPNDSNQVDMAIYYGFEPWKHVESRLICYNNNPLVVAVKGHPIWQRKAELHLAMLDYPFVVNELPSFNEGRDPMEDYANAMGRKLEIEARVSSLPDLVAILQEGRAYSIISGKGSQEYLEAHSDILSVIMPGLLRRKLHSLFSGNSTNLGVYLHCNNPSLCPGWLVEALTQFVKRNYEG, encoded by the coding sequence ATGAACGACATATTGACCTGGCGCAGGCTGAGGCGGCTCAGTTTGTTTGATCTGGAAGTCTTTGTGCTTCTCAGCCAGAAGATGAACTCCAATAAGGTGGCCGAAGCCCTGGATGTGCTGCCCTCAAAGGTGAGCCGAACCTTAAGCGGCTTGCGTGACACCTTCAACGACCCTCTGTTTGTGCGCCGGCAACGGGGTTTTGAGCCCACTCCTCTGGCGATGCGCCTCTACCCCAGAGCCGATGCCTTGCTCGAGATGGCCAAGGAGATGCCCCATGAGCTGATGCAGCCGGAGGCCGCCAACTCCAATGCCAGGATTCGCATCTCGACGCCGACGGCCCTGAGCCAGGGGCTGTTGAAACACCTGCGCACCCTGGCGGAAGCCCGGGGGGAAAAGCTGGACATTGCCGTGGTAACCGGTGGCACTGAGCCGGTGGCCCCCAATGACAGCAATCAGGTGGACATGGCCATCTACTATGGGTTCGAGCCTTGGAAGCATGTGGAATCGAGGCTCATCTGTTACAACAACAACCCCCTGGTGGTTGCCGTCAAAGGGCACCCGATCTGGCAAAGAAAGGCGGAACTGCACCTGGCGATGCTGGATTATCCCTTCGTGGTCAATGAGCTTCCCTCCTTCAACGAAGGCCGTGATCCCATGGAGGATTACGCCAATGCCATGGGCAGGAAACTGGAGATTGAAGCCAGGGTGTCTTCGCTGCCGGATCTGGTGGCCATTCTCCAGGAGGGGAGGGCGTACTCCATCATCAGCGGCAAGGGCAGTCAGGAGTATCTGGAGGCCCATTCAGACATCCTTTCCGTCATCATGCCCGGGTTGTTGCGGCGCAAGCTGCACAGCTTGTTCAGCGGCAACTCCACCAACCTGGGGGTTTACCTGCATTGCAACAATCCCAGCCTCTGCCCGGGGTGGTTGGTTGAGGCACTGACCCAATTCGTCAAGCGAAACTACGAGGGCTAA
- a CDS encoding DUF882 domain-containing protein, producing the protein MTAFDNNRRKILLGIGAAAALSQVPLTAHASLSAPKRLSFYNRHTGESTSQTFWTPSQYDPSALDAFNQVLRDHRTGEAMPMDNGLYELLHDLTRVLDTDRRIEIISGYRSPKTNAMLAGKSAKVAKKSYHMKGMAIDIAIPGVELSDLRKAALSLKRGGVGYYPKSGFVHVDTGRVRQW; encoded by the coding sequence ATGACCGCTTTTGATAACAATAGACGCAAGATTCTTTTGGGGATTGGTGCCGCGGCTGCATTGAGTCAGGTACCTCTGACGGCCCATGCCAGCCTCTCCGCCCCCAAGCGCCTGAGTTTCTACAATCGCCATACAGGTGAAAGCACCAGCCAGACCTTCTGGACCCCGAGTCAATATGATCCCTCCGCCCTGGATGCCTTCAACCAGGTGCTCAGAGATCACCGCACAGGTGAAGCCATGCCTATGGACAATGGCCTCTATGAGCTGCTGCATGACCTGACCCGGGTGCTGGATACGGATCGTCGCATCGAGATCATCTCGGGCTACCGCAGCCCCAAGACCAACGCCATGCTGGCCGGTAAGTCCGCCAAGGTGGCCAAGAAGAGCTACCATATGAAAGGTATGGCCATCGACATCGCCATTCCGGGTGTGGAGCTCTCCGACCTGAGAAAGGCGGCCTTGTCACTGAAGCGGGGTGGGGTGGGGTATTATCCCAAGTCAGGCTTCGTCCATGTGGATACCGGCCGGGTCAGGCAGTGGTGA